From one Bradysia coprophila strain Holo2 chromosome X unlocalized genomic scaffold, BU_Bcop_v1 contig_34, whole genome shotgun sequence genomic stretch:
- the LOC119069412 gene encoding zinc finger protein 484-like — protein MANTDCIESQVPVLESARPANDDVSTESSKEIQLANKELANAQRTRKSTKSTNKCETCLKIFQKPIDLRRHIRTHTLEKPFSCSNCPKSFSLKSTLQNHNKNKHSDMKEMHSCTVCWKAFSSKHAVITHSLIHSNSRPFKCEYCTTTFRTRGHLKINQQIHLREGRKLCVNPSEIKTKKEKAKLLPLINVMQEFGDPNVYEEFVDPNMSGYVEEMPDSTVFRVERSDTDTDNHMVNTESLTHTIYQCSFCPEQFNDKDNYSAHAASYKDNLRCPDCHKVFTSQVY, from the exons ATGGCGAATACTGATTGTATTGAGTCACAAGTGCCTGTACTTGAGTCTGCAAGACCTGCAAATGACGATGTATCAACGGAATCgtcgaaagaaattcaattggCGAACAAAGAGTTGGCAAATGCACAGAGGACTAGAAAGTCTACAAAGTCAACCAACAAGTGCGAGACTtgcttgaaaattttccaaaaaccaATAGACCTTCGGCGTCACATTCGGACCCATACTTTAGAAAAG CCTTTCAGCTGTTCCAACTGCCCGAAGTCGTTCAGCCTCAAAAGCACTCTACAGAATCACAACAAGAACAAACACTCCGACATGAAAGAGATGCATTCCTGTACGGTGTGTTGGAAGGCATTCTCGTCGAAACATGCGGTCATCACCCATTCGCTAATCCATTCCAATTCGCGTCCATTCAAATGCGAGTACTGTACGACGACATTTAGAACGCGCGGCCACCTGAAAATCAATCAGCAAATCCATCTGAGGGAAGGACGAAAGTTATGCGTGAATCCATCGGagattaaaacgaaaaaagagaAAGCGAAACTGTTGCCGCTGATAAATGTGATGCAAGAGTTTGGTGACCCGAATGTTTACGAAGAGTTTGTCGATCCGAATATGAGTGGATACGTTGAGGAAATGCCAGATTCAACGGTATTTAGAGTGGAACGATCG GACACCGACACTGACAACCACATGGTTAATACAGAATCTCTAACACAT ACAATTTACCAGTGCTCCTTTTGCCCGGAACAATTCAACGACAAGGACAATTACAGTGCCCATGCAGCTAGTTACAAAG atAACCTTCGTTGTCCTGATTGCCACAAAGTTTTTACAAGCCAAGTCTACTGA